In Primulina eburnea isolate SZY01 unplaced genomic scaffold, ASM2296580v1 ctg1251_ERROPOS2800000+, whole genome shotgun sequence, the genomic window ttctGATCTAAAAATTGTTTCAAACGTTTTTGCTCAAAATTTTCACAATAtacatggattttcacgcataataaaaatcacaacacataatataacgagatcgatgcagaaaaaaTAGAATATACATGCATTTGATCCGTAAAAATTCTAATCGACGACACCAAAGCGGGGAAGGTGCGAGGGTTGATCCGGAATGATTTGTGGCTCGATTTCTTGCAAAAAAATCAACGTGAATTGCTGGAAATATTTGAAGagaaaggggcggctgctgaagCTCTTAGAACCCTAAGTCTTTTGCTCTCAAAAATTTAAATGAAAGTGAAGGAAaaatgtgtttgtgtgtgtcgTGTAGTTGAGTGTGTGTTAAAGTGTCTGCGTGTGTGTTTTAATATAATTAGGGGGAAATATTTCCTAATTACCCAATTAACATGCTAATAAAAATGTTAATTAAAATGCTAACCCCGCACTAGCTTTTCTAAAAtatcttaatttaaaataaaatacacaagtgaaaaatctttaaaagtttaaaaaattcgTAAAaccacctaataattaaattaggctctTAAAATACTAAagccaataaatcatttaaaatgccattttcttgacttaaaataaaataccacattttaaaattttcaaaatcgtcgccggtctcttttcctcgatcctgtatcaaataatcgcctgaaacatgaaactcaagaaaacattttaacgcgtatcagaaaatcataaataatttaaaataatgcaaattcataaataatgcatcgttaaaatcattttaatttaaataaataagttaacaattaaataaatacatagtTTTATGTATTCTGATTTTGGGCTATACAATTCCTCTCctacttaaataaattttgtcctcaaaattaagtcttaccaaacAGTTCCGGGTAGCGATTCCTCATGTCGCCTCGGCCTCCCAAGTAGCCTCCTctactgattgattcagccaccggACCATGAACAGCTTGGtcaccttgttccgaagcttccaCTCCTGCTTGTTTAGGACTTagacaggtctttcctcatacaACAGGTCCggagcaagctgcaacggctcatagcacaaaacatgcgaagggtttgctagatacttcctcagcatcgagacgtggaacacgttGTGTACCCCGACCAGATTCGACggtagggctacacgataagctagagTCCCAATTCTGTCAAGTATCCGAACGGTCTAATAAATCTTGTActgagcttgcctctcttcccagacctcataacacccttcataggtgttaTCTTCACGAAGACGTGGTCACCTACGACAAATTCAAGATCTCTTCTCCTCTTATCAGCTTAACTTTTTTGACGAttctgggcagtcttcatcctgtctcgaatcttgaccaccacatctgcagtccgctgaacaatctctggactaAGTTATgatctctcaccgacttcatcccaattaatcagcgatctgcacttcctccaaTACagtgcctcgtagggagccatacctatagatgattggaaactgttgttgtaggtaaactccactagaggtagctttgATTCTCAATTcccatggaaatcgatcacacaagctCTCAACaagtcctccaaaatctgaatcactcgcttaGACTGCCATCTCTCTAAGGGTGGAATCCTGTACTAAATAGAAACTTCGTCCACATGGCtacatgtaaactcttccaaaaggacgatgtaaacctcgggtctctgtcggacacaataAAAACTGGGATCCCGTGCAACCGAACTATCTCCCAGATATAGAGCTCTGGATACTGAGTCATGGAAAAAGTCGTCTTCACCGGTaagaaatgcgctgacttagtaaGTCGGTCCACtgtaacccaaatggcattggatGCTCTGACTGACCTTGAAAAACCAACAACGAAATCCATGgcgatgttctcccatttccactcagggaTAGAGAGCGGCTTAAGCATTCCTGCTGGcatctgatgctctgctttcacttgctgacaagtgagacattcagacacaaatcgacGGATGTCACGCTTCATACTTGGCCACCAAAACAGTACctgcaaatccttgtacatcttggcaCTTCTTGggtggatagaatacggagatgtatgtgcctctgtcaaaatatcctctctgatcgaatcaacactaggcacccacatccttCCCCTATATCTTACAATGCCATCAGACACAATGTAGAGTACattgcccttggcctcatccttcagtctccactTCTATAACTGCTCATCCGAAGGCTGACAACTACGGATTAGGTATAGCAAAGAAGACTAGACTATCAGATTAGATAGTTTAGGAGCTCTGTCCTTAGGATAATTCTCTAGGCCAAACCTCTGAATTTCTGACTGAAGAGATCTTCGCGTTGACAGCTGTGCTACGACTgctacttttctgctcaaagcatctgccacaacattagctttccttggatggtagctaatttcgcaatcgtagtcttttaccAACTACAACCACAGtctttgcctcatattcagctctctttgggtgaagaaatacttgagactcttgtgatccgtAAATATCTTCCATTTCTCGTTGTACAAATAATTTCTAtatatcttcaacgcaaagacaacaGCAGCTAACTCGAGATCATGGATCagatagttcttctcatgcacttttAACTGTCTGGAGGCATATGCTATAACCTGACCATGTTGCATTAATAATgtgcctaacccgagcttaaaAGCATCGGTGTAAAACACAAAATAACCTTACCCCGATGGTATGGCTAAAACTGGCGCTGAAacaagagcttgcttcaaagtatcgaagctcttccgACACTCTTCACTCCATACAAATTTAGCATTATTTTTAgtcaatgaagtgagtggcactgcgaTCCAGGAAAACCGCTGAATAAActtcctgtagtagcctgccaggcctaggaaactgcggatctctgacgcGTTCTTCGGTTCAACCAATTCTTTAACTGCTGCCACCTTATCTagatccacctcaataccactgatTGATATTATAAGACCCAAAAATGCTAAtttctccaaccagaattcacacttactgaatttcgcaaaCAACTAGTGGCTCTGCAAAACCTGCAACACTGTACCCAAATGTTGACTGTGCCCTTCATGGCTCTTTGAGTagataagaatgtcgtcaatgaacactatgacgaactgatctagaTAGGgattaaatactcggttcatgaggtccataaaaatttctggagcattcgtcagtccaacGGCATCACAaagaactcgtagtgcccatatctagttTTGAAGGTTGTcatatgaacatctgcatcttttaccttcagctgatgataccctgatcttaGATCAATCTTAGAGAACATTGCAGCTCCCTGTAACATATCAAATATGTCCTCGATCCTTggtagtgggtatttattcttgattgttaccttgttcagttctcggtaatcaatacacaacctCATGATCccatatttattctttacaaagagcactggtgcgccccaaggtgagaaactagggtgaATAAATTCCTTGTctagaagctcctgaatctgttgtttgagttctaacatctcagctggagctagaCGGTACCGTGCCTTATATATTGGCAcagtgcctggcacaagatcaatagcGAACTCCACATCTCTCTCGTGGAAGGACTGTGATGTCATCGAGAAAAACGTCAGGAAAATATCTGACTACCGTTACATCAGATATCGATGGAGTCGGTACGTCAGGTGCGGAAATaatactggccaagaaagcctgataCCCCTTGTGAATAAGTCTCCGTGCCTGCATGGAAGAGATCATGCaagggaaactcctccatctataCGGCTCAAAgagaaattgctccatgcccaacGACCTTACCAAAACTGAACTTTTCTAAAAGTCAATATGAACTATGttcttcgtcagccagtccattcccaagatGATATCGAATTCTTGCATCGACAACACAATAAGTTCAGTGTAGACTAGATGTCCATGTAGTTCAAGATCTATGTCCTTGACCACGTTGGAAGCTGATAATTCTTCccttgatgggactgtcactgaatagcTCACTTCGCGTccaatggacttgatgtccaaaTGATTATCGAACGTCTTAGAGATAAAAGAGTGAGTGGCCCCAGAATCTATCAAGGTCAAGGCCTTCGTGGCgactctctttatgaaaatatttctagTCAGCAAAGTCATGTCttcgcctcctgagcatgcatggcgaacactctccCCTGGGTCGGCTGCCTCCACTGCGGACAGTCCTTCAGCATATGGTCAAtggctccacacttgaagcacttgcctgAACCCCATAGAAATTGCCCCATATGATGGCGGTTGCACTTAGGGCACACTGGATACTCACCAGGCTTCTGAGGAGCCCTTTTTTGTGGGATAGAACCTTTTCCTTTCGGCAGTCCTTGAAACGGCCTCTTCCCCTGCTGCCCCTGGAAAGGCCTCTTAAACTGCTGCTATGGTGCCTGATGTGGTCTCTTGTCCTGTCTGTCGTTCTCAATGTATCTTTGATCCTGTTCTGCCGCCAAGGCTCTCGACACAGCCACGAAATAGGTAGTAGGACCATCAACTCTCACATCACGGCAAAAGATCGGACACAAACCATCCATAAATTGCCCCAATTTCTCCCGGGCATCATTTGCAATTAGGGGCACAAAGTCACACTCCCTCTCAAACTTCTTGACAAAATCTGCAACGTTACTGTCTCCTTGTTGcagcgtcatgaactccctgtTCAGTTTGGATTGTagttcctcagtgaagtacttgaaGTAGAAGACCTCCTTAAATCCATCCCAAGTCATTGTTTACAGGTTCATGACAcagatgcactctcccaccacaaTCTGGCGTCTTCGGTCAAAAAGAATGTGGCACACCTAACCCTGTCTGCATCGTGTAGCTCCATGAATGCAAAAATTATCTCGATagacttaatccatccttcaactatcatcgggtcagtagtcccCGAGAACTCCTTCAGATCCATCCTCCTAATTCTCTCGTAGACTATCTCTGGTCTAGGCCTCGCCCATATGTCTACTGCAGtatggttccccgcaaactgtgcgaaaaaCAGAGTCATCcttgcaagcatctgagcctgcatatctgggtGGACAAGGAGGAGTGGGCCTCTACCCATCCTGAGGCTCTCTATCCGTCGCCGGCTCCACGCACAATCCTACGTCTAGGAGACATACTGTTCCAAAATTTACTCAGAAACGTCTGCCttttttaatgctttaaaagtactagaaatttactttttaaaacactcaattttcggccataaaataaatctcatgaaatattttaccctttaaaataaaacatcatccaactagcattttaaaaatcaagtgaaatagtcataaaaatgaaatcatagcctgttttaccaaacctaaaaagaaataaatttaaagagtatagcccatactaaacctcacaaaaatctctcaaaaacataaataaatagtcttaaaatctttaacgtaaatcatgaatcataaatcgtaaatgaggaaaaagtagaagcgctggtcctcaggttgtgtgcaccttcagtccagtcaaatcatccatcaagacctccctcaatctcacatgcatccatcacacctaatgagtctaaagactcaacacaccataatatttataaacgtataaaaccacatgcaacggagaaaatacttttacgtaaaaataactttttcatgacatacataaataaaccttaactttttcctttttcctcaacatgacataacataaaacctttttcatgatcataaaccttttcccttttccttttcctttgttgaattcagatcgttaaatgtgactttcctcaaacctcaaaaattcgatggatccatctacatgaaaccgcaGTATTGGGCGGCGGtagacaccagcaacactctcaccggtcaactgagccctTGTCTATCCTCTTTCGAATAGAAATATGATCATCGTGGttctctctggggccttttcccataaatggtcTCCCTCTGGTgtcttttcccctcacgatattcccattcttaccgtTACCTCATACTGTTACCTCGTATTCGTaataatggaaatacgatcgtcgggcttccACTGGGACcgtcaccctcacgatatctccaacattatcgaattagtcacaattacttcacttctttCAACGTTTACATTCTTAatactttaaaaaaatcatgcataacctataattttgtttttgaaatcaAGCATGcgacatgtcttttaaatgtcttccttaaatcataaaaatcccctagacatttaaaaatcataatttaatcgtgaaaatttcataaacatttaaaaatagtcataatatcataaaaatatcatttagagaactgtcatgacgtttactaatttttaggtgtaaaaagaccgttttaacCCAAGACGTAGAATtcctcgattttgactttttcttgaattcattgactctaacatgtcccaaatatttatttaagcctaaattaattttcccataattttatttagtttaaatattaaactttttcatttatctttaactttaatataaaattcctaaattcaaaatttagtcttttaCATTATTTTATCCCTTGTGAACCACAACTCgtcccccgtgagccgtttttcaattaattttattttagaaaCCCTATTATGACACATAAATTTCGACCTCGAGCCATCTTTCGATTTTCTCGAGTCACCCCCAAACCAAGTTGATCCAAACCCTGACCAACATCCTAgagtaccctactggaccctcAGACCACTTAGAAACCATCCCAAAACCCAAAAAAATGACCCGCAAAACACACCCATGCAGGGGCCGAGAGTTTCACCTTGAGTGGACTCTAGCTTTGTGCACCTAGGGACCTAGCCGTCTACCCAGCACCCAAACCAACCCCCAGTGCACCTTCACAGGACCATAATGAGtcaccctagcccagcccacGAGCCCTCAACCCACTGGCAGCCTGCTCTTACTCGCGCAGATGCTGCGCGTTTCTCGGGTAAGAGTCCTagaatggctaggactctttcccCAGCCCCTAACTTGAGTCCTAGcctggctaggactctcccctCGCCTGAACCAACCCTGGCCGAGCCCTGGCCCCAAGCCGTGACTCCCCAACCTTCTGAACAAGGAGCCCGATCAACCCCAAACCCTCATGACAGAAAACCGACTCCAACCTTTATCCTTGGTGATTACCGTGGGTTTGGTGTTTAATTAGGACTCTAATTCATATAAAACTTTGCTTGAACATAATTTGACATCGTGGCAGCCTCTTTACAtaataaaacatgaattaaaatcatAGAAATATGAGTTTACCCCTTGTGCATGCCATAAATCCGAAAATATTAATATGAACGCATGCTTTTCATGAAAACGTACTTAAAAATAATACTACGATGTGATAGAagagaaaaggagatgtatggcatGCCTTTGAATTTTATACTCACGAAATAATGTTGAAGACAAAGAACGGGGTGAAACCTTGGCTAGCTTCTACCTTGACCCTTCGAAATTTCCTTCCACTTTGTGGTGAGTTGGTGCCGTGTGTGCTGCGCTTTTTGAGGAGAgtttttctgaattttaaaaGTGAGAGGCGTGAATAATGAGTAGGGTTTTAGgtgattaatattttaaatagctaATTAAGTTGCTAACTAGGCTTAGGTCTATTAAGCCactaaattaagcccattatttttaattaggatttaataaatattatcaaagtattttttttaaataaattggtgaatttattagccgggttgccaaaaagctcgcattttttgaaaaacccacaccgataaaatttaggtcccggcgtataaaattacCTCAAAAAcccattatttaaaaaatatgaaaaaccaacaactatattttaaacacttaaaaataatatttaataaaaacattttacgtatTTCAGCTCTAGgtcccgttcctcgatcgcaacttgaatattcctaaaaatacaattttatgcataatgataataaaatcctatttaacatataagcatgtatgtcacataatcaattagcaaataaaatcaatttattagcaatttttcatatttcctagattcgcatgcagtcggattacgtcgtcttaattttgaatcttttaaTTCCTCCTCCCCTTAaatagaatttcgtcctcgagattagaacttaccgaataattCTGGATAGCGACCCTTCAAGCCCCTCTCGGTTTCCGAAGTAGCTTCCTCTTCTAAATGATTCAGTCACTTGACCTtaaccattggaatgactttgtttcgcAATCTTCTTTCTTGCCTTGCTAAGATCTGGACAGATCTTTTTTCATATGTCATATTTGGAGTTAATTCAAGAGGTTCATAATTTAGTACATGTGACAGATTCGACATGTACTCCGCAGCATCAAAatatggaacacattatgaactccagAAAGTgttggtggcaatgccactctataagctagtttcccaatcctctccaaaattttaaaatgtaaggcccgagattttatcaTTGTAACCAGACATCAATTAATTGATAGACTTGAGATTTCAGGAGCTAAAGTAAGATGTTAGTGGAGAAGCTGAGCGCCGGTACATTGACCAACATTTTACAGAATGTCTGGTGCACGAGCGAtaaaaaatgaccgcccgagcgccagtgcaccaCAAGTCGAGTATTCGGACAGAACATTCTGCTCCCAAGCGGTAatctttgaccgcccgagcgccgcctgataTATAGGAAGAATAAGCCACATATCTTTACCATGAAAGTTGATATATATAAACCTCCATTTCTTCAAAAAGTCCAGCAAGAACCGAGGGAAAAGCTCCAAAGAATTTTCAAGTTTCTTCATGTATTAGAATTGTTATTTTTCAAGATCCGGCCGTAAGAATTTCGATCCGAACATATTTCTGTAATCCTTTCGTCAAGAGCTACTAAAGAATGTAAGTTTATGATGTTTTACCATGATTCGAAAATATGGTATTGGAAAAATTGTGATTTGTTCGTTGTTGTGTGTTCTGgagataataataaaattagaaTTGAAATCGGACCGAAGAACGGACCGTATATGCGATTGTTATCATTTTCAAATTATATTAATTGGACTCGTacagatttaagaaattttaggATAATAttattgatgattatgagttgataaGATTGCCTCTTGATGTTTAGTTGGAGTATATCGAGAttgtgtcgttatgccgtcgacaTGTACTAGATTGAGATTGATTCTACCAGAGTTTTCTTTGAGTTGTATTACGATATTATGCTtcttgaattattattccagactagaatcagaatcagtagaagAAAGATCAGAGTTGTCAAGCATTTGTACTATGACAGAAAGGTATTAATCAATGTTAATTGAgagatacgactcgagttatatttgacttgagtttcccaaaaccatatactttttgttattgttttaatacctttgtattacttgaatgtgtatgcttattctattgatttatagaaaaacaGAGAA contains:
- the LOC140820586 gene encoding uncharacterized protein, yielding MGQFLWGSGLSAVEAADPGESVRHACSGGEDMTLLTRNIFIKRVATKALTLIDSGATHSFISKTFDNHLDIKSIGREVSYSVTVPSREELSASNVVKDIDLELHGHLVYTELIVLSMQEFDIILGMDWLTKNIVHIDF